In Achromobacter spanius, the following proteins share a genomic window:
- a CDS encoding TadE/TadG family type IV pilus assembly protein: protein MMQRDRYPRFPARQQGQAIVEALLMLPLMAVLVWAVSWVGGLQFSAQQLSQASRKTAMSGALGQPLAPAHSMVAAGQRQRVLELPGIAPPNMSVLQGEWFGVGLRLLSVHARSMPSRKGQAPIIARHAHVAIGAGHARGDADARRRIGNAPTAWRQVERVSLAQARRVGPATRRMDGPWRRAALQTDWLSAWADVVPPDRLGTRKGRKP, encoded by the coding sequence ATGATGCAGAGGGATAGGTACCCCCGCTTTCCCGCGCGGCAACAAGGGCAGGCGATCGTCGAGGCCTTGCTGATGCTGCCGCTGATGGCAGTGCTGGTTTGGGCGGTGTCCTGGGTCGGCGGGCTGCAGTTTTCGGCGCAACAGTTGTCGCAGGCCAGCCGCAAGACAGCGATGTCCGGCGCGCTGGGTCAGCCCCTGGCGCCAGCGCATTCGATGGTTGCCGCCGGACAGCGCCAACGGGTCCTTGAGCTGCCCGGCATCGCGCCGCCGAACATGTCTGTATTGCAAGGCGAATGGTTTGGTGTGGGCCTGCGCCTGCTGTCGGTGCACGCGCGCTCGATGCCTTCGCGGAAGGGGCAAGCGCCGATCATTGCACGACATGCGCATGTGGCGATCGGTGCCGGCCATGCACGCGGAGACGCCGACGCGCGCCGCCGTATTGGCAATGCACCGACTGCATGGCGTCAGGTTGAACGGGTGTCGCTTGCGCAGGCGCGGCGAGTCGGGCCTGCCACACGGCGCATGGACGGCCCCTGGAGGCGGGCCGCGCTACAGACCGATTGGCTGTCGGCGTGGGCAGATGTGGTGCCGCCCGACCGGTTGGGAACACGTAAAGGACGAAAGCCATGA
- a CDS encoding type II and III secretion system protein family protein — translation MRRIAFILSAITLALTSTTATASTSNEPQALELQVGETRVLPHPGVKRVAIGNGQVLSAVATEGRDVVIFARAEGVSSVHVWAAGGKPKAYDLRVVAAGAPRLRAEVESLLARIPGARSTTVGGRIVIEGDDLSDDDRARIAALAERYPAILDFTGQVGWDRMVLLDVQVVEIPTSRMREFGLRWDGVTQGGANAGLAWDAGSRGRMTRPGESFIETAGPVSAAAGYFGVNALLSARIAALAQSGEAVMLAQPQLLARSGASATFLAGGEVPYTSTDSRGNPTTLFKPYGVSLNITPRIDRNGVIRSLIEVEASSVDTSLSVAGGPALRTRRASTEFNVRSGNTLVIGGFLSREQGREINGLPWLQNIPILGALFSSRRFQQRETELAIFVTPKIVSQSEPAMQDRVRRGRGVLDTTFPEPPRLGTATPVAVDAWDPYAGAGSQWVSRDDFPQSPHQE, via the coding sequence ATGAGACGCATCGCATTCATCCTGAGCGCAATCACGCTTGCGCTGACGTCTACCACGGCCACCGCCAGCACCTCAAATGAGCCGCAGGCGCTGGAGTTGCAGGTGGGTGAAACCCGGGTGCTGCCGCACCCCGGCGTGAAACGAGTGGCCATTGGAAACGGGCAGGTGTTGAGCGCCGTTGCGACAGAAGGCCGGGATGTCGTGATTTTTGCCCGCGCCGAAGGCGTGTCGTCTGTGCACGTCTGGGCGGCCGGGGGCAAACCGAAAGCCTATGACCTGCGCGTTGTTGCCGCCGGCGCGCCGCGTTTGCGGGCAGAGGTCGAGTCGCTGCTTGCCCGTATTCCCGGCGCGCGCAGCACCACGGTGGGAGGGCGTATCGTGATCGAAGGCGACGATTTGTCCGACGACGACCGGGCACGCATTGCCGCCTTGGCCGAACGCTATCCCGCCATCCTGGACTTCACGGGGCAAGTGGGATGGGACCGCATGGTACTGCTTGATGTGCAGGTTGTTGAAATTCCCACATCGCGAATGCGCGAGTTCGGCCTGCGCTGGGACGGGGTGACTCAGGGCGGTGCAAATGCCGGCCTGGCTTGGGATGCAGGCTCGCGGGGGCGCATGACCCGACCCGGCGAATCCTTCATCGAGACCGCTGGGCCGGTGTCGGCCGCCGCGGGTTACTTCGGGGTAAATGCCTTGCTGTCCGCCCGCATCGCCGCGCTGGCGCAAAGTGGTGAAGCCGTCATGCTGGCGCAGCCGCAACTACTGGCGCGCAGCGGCGCCAGCGCCACGTTTCTGGCCGGTGGCGAGGTTCCCTACACATCGACCGATTCCCGTGGCAATCCGACCACCTTGTTCAAACCGTATGGCGTGTCACTCAACATCACGCCGCGCATCGACCGAAACGGCGTGATCCGGTCGTTGATCGAAGTCGAGGCAAGTTCCGTCGACACGTCGCTAAGCGTGGCGGGTGGCCCGGCCTTGCGGACGAGGCGGGCTTCCACCGAATTCAACGTCAGATCGGGCAATACGCTGGTCATCGGGGGCTTCTTGTCGCGAGAGCAAGGCCGGGAGATCAATGGCCTGCCTTGGTTGCAGAACATTCCCATTCTCGGGGCCTTGTTCTCGTCGCGTCGCTTTCAGCAGCGCGAAACCGAGCTGGCCATCTTTGTGACGCCCAAGATTGTGTCGCAAAGCGAGCCCGCCATGCAGGATCGGGTGCGGCGCGGACGAGGGGTGTTGGACACGACGTTTCCAGAGCCGCCGCGCCTGGGCACCGCAACGCCCGTCGCCGTCGACGCTTGGGATCCCTATGCCGGCGCAGGCTCGCAGTGGGTATCCCGCGATGACTTCCCCCAGTCGCCACATCAAGAGTGA
- a CDS encoding homoserine kinase — MAVFTPVSDDDARALLARFDLGEFVSLRGITAGIENTNYFLYTTRGEFVLTLFEVLTHAQLPFYIELMYHLAERGVPVPQPQNLRDGTRLTTLHDKPCAIVSRLPGGYEPAPGATHCALAGATLARAHLAAQDFPIHQPNLRGLNWWLETAPKVMPFLTPEQAELISAELGAQQAAVTTPAWQALQTGPAHCDLFRDNVLFAGTFEDPLMGGIIDFYFAGCDTWLFDVAVSVNDWCIDRDTGEFVPELVQSWLAAYAGVRPFTDAEREVWPLMLRAAALRFWISRLYDFFLPRPAQTLKPHDPRHFERVLQARHRSRLPILP, encoded by the coding sequence ATGGCCGTATTCACTCCCGTATCCGACGACGACGCACGCGCCCTCCTGGCGCGATTCGACCTGGGCGAGTTCGTCTCGCTTCGAGGAATTACGGCGGGTATCGAGAACACCAATTACTTCTTGTATACGACCCGCGGCGAATTCGTGCTGACGCTGTTCGAGGTGTTGACGCACGCGCAACTGCCTTTCTACATTGAACTGATGTACCACCTGGCGGAACGCGGCGTCCCGGTGCCGCAGCCGCAAAACCTGCGCGACGGCACCCGGCTGACGACGCTGCACGACAAACCCTGCGCCATCGTGTCGCGCTTGCCTGGCGGCTACGAACCCGCCCCCGGCGCGACCCATTGCGCACTGGCGGGCGCGACCCTGGCCCGCGCCCATCTGGCCGCCCAGGATTTCCCGATCCACCAGCCCAACCTGCGCGGCTTGAACTGGTGGCTGGAAACGGCCCCCAAAGTCATGCCGTTTCTGACGCCCGAGCAGGCCGAGCTAATAAGCGCGGAACTGGGTGCCCAACAAGCCGCGGTGACCACGCCCGCCTGGCAGGCGCTGCAGACAGGCCCCGCCCACTGCGACCTCTTCCGCGACAATGTGCTGTTTGCGGGCACGTTCGAAGATCCGCTTATGGGCGGCATCATCGACTTCTATTTCGCGGGCTGCGACACCTGGCTATTCGACGTGGCGGTCAGCGTCAACGACTGGTGCATTGACCGCGATACCGGCGAATTCGTCCCCGAGCTGGTGCAATCATGGCTGGCCGCCTACGCCGGCGTGCGCCCGTTCACCGACGCCGAACGGGAAGTCTGGCCCCTGATGCTGCGAGCGGCCGCCCTGCGCTTCTGGATCTCCCGCCTGTACGACTTTTTCCTGCCCCGACCCGCGCAAACGCTTAAACCGCACGACCCGCGCCACTTCGAAAGAGTGTTGCAGGCACGCCACCGCTCGCGCTTGCCAATATTGCCGTAA
- a CDS encoding BPSS1780 family membrane protein, whose protein sequence is MQAAFLPATSGWQWVRDGFRLFRKQPLAMFTWAMFISLLVVFASATPPVGPILVVALMPIITLMTLSACKHIEADRVMLPSMWGKPLKQPGVFRKLFLMGLLYAGLSMAAGLLTFLPFMDSMAEAYRIASVERSLDPILMAMRVPLTIFAIIYVVIAALFWHAPVLVAWHGLRLVQALFFSGIACWRNKWPFLVYGATWALVFLFIDLCAGLLVYMGLSLEFAGTLQIPFNIAAGGALYCSFYPAYTSVFGINNAGPHLDNGNSAQA, encoded by the coding sequence ATGCAAGCAGCATTCTTACCCGCGACGTCCGGCTGGCAATGGGTTCGAGACGGCTTCCGTCTGTTCCGCAAACAACCCCTGGCCATGTTTACCTGGGCAATGTTCATCAGCCTTCTGGTCGTCTTCGCCAGCGCGACGCCTCCCGTGGGTCCGATTCTGGTCGTGGCGCTCATGCCCATCATCACCCTCATGACCTTGTCGGCGTGCAAGCACATTGAGGCCGACCGCGTCATGCTGCCGTCGATGTGGGGCAAACCCCTTAAGCAGCCGGGCGTGTTCAGGAAGCTGTTCCTGATGGGCTTGTTGTACGCGGGCTTGAGCATGGCGGCCGGCCTGCTGACTTTCCTGCCGTTCATGGACTCAATGGCGGAGGCCTATCGCATTGCTTCCGTCGAGCGCTCTCTGGACCCTATCCTGATGGCCATGCGGGTTCCGCTGACCATCTTCGCCATTATTTATGTCGTGATCGCGGCCTTGTTCTGGCATGCCCCGGTGTTGGTCGCGTGGCATGGCCTGCGCTTGGTGCAAGCCTTGTTTTTCTCCGGCATTGCGTGCTGGCGCAACAAGTGGCCCTTTCTGGTGTACGGCGCCACCTGGGCACTTGTGTTCCTCTTCATCGACCTGTGCGCCGGCCTGCTGGTGTATATGGGCCTGTCGCTCGAATTCGCGGGCACTCTACAGATTCCGTTCAATATCGCCGCGGGCGGCGCGCTGTATTGCAGCTTCTATCCTGCCTATACCTCCGTGTTCGGCATCAATAACGCCGGCCCGCATCTCGACAACGGCAACAGCGCCCAGGCATAA
- a CDS encoding type II secretion system F family protein, with translation MIWLAAAGAMCCAAVLVLHAQAWFAPALRRYRELYTQDAGVRLSEVFLFIDPAQLWLAAVACAALSAALVFSLTGSGILAALLAGLASRAPRMTVEMLRRRRARRFEQQLPMALLMLASALRAGVALPTGLRHVVEQSGAPLAQEFGLMLREQRLGVPWDAALGNLQSRMPADSTSLVVAAMRIAAQTGGNLAEALESIAQTLRARLQLQAKLQALTSQGRLQAWIVGALPLVLLAVLNELEPDIMGLLWHTPMGWGVLAMVAVLETAGVLLIRRIVRIEL, from the coding sequence ATGATCTGGCTGGCGGCGGCGGGCGCAATGTGCTGCGCGGCAGTGTTGGTGCTGCATGCCCAGGCCTGGTTTGCGCCGGCGTTGCGCCGCTACCGGGAGCTTTACACGCAAGACGCGGGAGTCCGGCTTAGCGAGGTGTTCCTGTTCATCGACCCCGCACAGTTGTGGCTGGCGGCGGTCGCCTGCGCGGCGCTGTCGGCGGCGTTGGTTTTTTCGTTGACGGGCAGTGGCATCCTGGCGGCGTTGCTTGCCGGGTTGGCGTCCCGAGCGCCTCGCATGACGGTTGAGATGCTGCGGCGCAGACGGGCGCGCCGTTTCGAACAGCAATTGCCAATGGCCTTGTTGATGCTGGCCTCGGCATTACGCGCAGGGGTCGCACTGCCCACGGGCTTGCGCCATGTGGTTGAGCAGAGCGGCGCACCGCTGGCCCAGGAATTTGGCTTGATGCTGCGGGAACAGCGCTTGGGCGTGCCGTGGGACGCGGCGCTAGGGAATTTGCAGTCGCGGATGCCCGCCGACTCCACTTCGCTGGTGGTGGCCGCCATGCGTATTGCAGCACAGACCGGCGGCAACCTGGCCGAGGCGCTGGAGAGCATTGCGCAAACCTTGCGCGCGCGCTTGCAATTACAGGCGAAGCTGCAGGCGCTGACATCCCAAGGGCGTTTGCAAGCTTGGATAGTGGGCGCGTTGCCCTTGGTGTTGCTTGCCGTGTTGAATGAGCTTGAACCCGACATCATGGGCTTGCTGTGGCACACGCCCATGGGGTGGGGCGTGCTTGCGATGGTGGCCGTACTGGAAACGGCGGGTGTGTTGCTGATCCGGCGCATTGTCCGGATCGAGCTCTAA
- a CDS encoding ATPase, T2SS/T4P/T4SS family, which translates to MLDIEMTFEDSGVRRQFAPAPVLIGRGSQCGLRIVNWRVGRQHARLLRQDDDIVLEDLGTLAGTLVNGTRVVRHAPVLPDDDILIGPCRLRVRWAAPDDAAPAQAFAVAVAPASSDAAVQAPAETASPSMATTPLPPIAPQRLQARRRLHAALLDALDLRRRDVAGMSDGTLRAEAERLLTHIVASDVDLSDDAAKQALCREVLDEAVGLGPLEPLLAAPDITEIMVNRYDEIYVERAGRLWRHPAAFTSEQSVRWVIERIVTPLGRRIDESSPMVDARLPDGSRVHAIIPPVAMKGASLTIRKFPQRRPQMSDLIAAASLSEAMARFLALCVRMRKNLVVSGGTGSGKTTLLNILSNEIPDGERVVTIEDAAELRLNHDHLVALEARPANQEGRGHIAIRELVRNALRMRPDRIVVGECRGAEAFDMLTAMNTGHEGSLTTLHANSPRDALGRLESMILMAGLDLPLSAVREQIAASVELVVQQARLADGRRVVTSIVEVAGMESGRIQLQELFRFDRTAGFKGCGALPGFSQGWSDDGVSMDPAWFTETSTPKGAPSSKSEPGFS; encoded by the coding sequence ATGCTCGACATCGAAATGACATTTGAAGATTCCGGCGTTCGCCGACAGTTCGCGCCGGCGCCGGTGCTGATCGGACGGGGCTCCCAGTGCGGCTTGCGTATTGTCAATTGGCGAGTGGGGCGGCAGCATGCCCGCTTGCTTCGTCAGGACGACGATATCGTCCTGGAGGATCTGGGTACCTTGGCCGGCACCCTGGTGAACGGAACAAGAGTGGTGCGTCATGCGCCGGTCTTGCCCGACGACGATATCCTGATAGGTCCTTGCCGCTTGCGCGTACGGTGGGCAGCGCCGGACGATGCCGCACCGGCTCAGGCCTTCGCTGTAGCTGTTGCGCCCGCATCATCGGACGCGGCCGTGCAGGCCCCGGCTGAGACGGCTTCGCCCTCGATGGCCACGACACCGCTGCCGCCTATTGCGCCACAGCGCTTGCAAGCGCGTCGGCGTTTGCACGCGGCCTTGCTCGACGCGCTGGACCTGCGCCGGCGCGACGTCGCGGGCATGAGCGACGGCACGTTACGCGCCGAAGCCGAGCGCCTGCTGACGCATATCGTCGCGTCGGACGTCGATTTGTCCGACGATGCGGCCAAGCAGGCCTTGTGCAGAGAGGTGCTGGACGAAGCCGTGGGGTTGGGACCCTTGGAGCCACTGCTGGCGGCGCCCGACATCACCGAGATCATGGTCAACCGTTATGACGAGATCTATGTGGAACGCGCGGGGCGGCTTTGGCGACACCCCGCCGCATTCACCAGCGAACAATCGGTGCGTTGGGTGATCGAACGCATCGTCACGCCACTGGGCCGTCGCATCGACGAAAGCTCGCCCATGGTTGACGCACGCTTGCCCGATGGCTCGCGCGTGCACGCCATCATTCCCCCGGTGGCGATGAAAGGCGCCAGCTTGACCATCCGAAAGTTTCCGCAGCGGCGGCCCCAGATGTCCGATCTGATCGCGGCGGCGTCCTTAAGCGAGGCCATGGCGCGATTCCTGGCGCTATGCGTCAGGATGCGCAAAAACCTGGTTGTGTCCGGCGGCACGGGCTCGGGCAAAACGACCTTGCTGAACATCTTGTCCAACGAAATCCCCGATGGCGAGCGGGTCGTCACTATTGAGGACGCCGCCGAGTTGCGGCTGAATCACGATCATCTGGTGGCCCTGGAAGCGCGTCCCGCTAACCAGGAGGGCAGGGGGCATATCGCCATACGCGAGCTGGTACGCAACGCGCTGCGCATGCGGCCGGACCGTATCGTCGTCGGGGAGTGCCGTGGCGCCGAAGCGTTCGACATGTTGACGGCCATGAACACGGGCCACGAGGGCTCGTTGACAACCTTGCACGCGAACTCACCTCGCGATGCCTTGGGCCGGCTGGAATCGATGATCCTGATGGCGGGCCTGGATTTGCCCTTGTCCGCCGTGCGCGAACAGATCGCCGCCAGCGTTGAACTTGTGGTGCAGCAGGCCCGCCTGGCGGACGGCCGTCGAGTCGTGACGTCGATCGTCGAAGTCGCGGGGATGGAAAGCGGGCGCATACAACTGCAGGAGCTATTCCGATTTGACCGGACGGCGGGGTTCAAGGGGTGCGGAGCGTTGCCCGGCTTTTCGCAGGGCTGGTCTGACGATGGGGTATCGATGGATCCGGCGTGGTTCACCGAAACATCGACGCCGAAGGGGGCGCCTTCGTCCAAGTCTGAACCGGGGTTTTCATGA
- a CDS encoding type II secretion system F family protein, whose amino-acid sequence MLLNLSMLMAALAVGCVTWFALRPLLGGKQVVSAGLPWWWRAAWPWVSAVAPIAGPLCSWRLRTRLARAIEWAGLPASVGYAHVAALSASAALLAGGAAAGAMAGYGMSLLGWMPWALALGVMAGLAPRAWLRSLSKTRRRSIERDLPFVFDMMTLCVEAGLSVQGALQLAAQSGPQGVLRDALAEALAEMRAGVTRTAAIKALADRSNSPLARTWAAALAQAEALGISLGPVLRAQAAQCRSDRHVRAEQLAMQAPVKMLLPLIACIFPCTFIVLAFPIAVQLLQSVQ is encoded by the coding sequence ATGTTGCTGAACCTGAGCATGTTGATGGCGGCGCTGGCCGTGGGTTGCGTGACCTGGTTTGCGCTGCGCCCCTTGCTGGGCGGCAAACAGGTGGTGTCGGCCGGATTGCCGTGGTGGTGGCGGGCGGCCTGGCCTTGGGTATCTGCCGTGGCACCGATCGCTGGGCCGTTATGTTCGTGGCGCCTGCGCACCCGATTGGCGCGCGCAATCGAATGGGCGGGCCTGCCGGCAAGCGTGGGTTACGCGCACGTGGCGGCATTGAGCGCCAGCGCGGCGTTGCTGGCTGGTGGGGCGGCGGCAGGTGCGATGGCGGGCTACGGCATGTCGCTCTTGGGCTGGATGCCTTGGGCACTGGCCTTGGGCGTCATGGCCGGCCTGGCCCCCCGCGCCTGGCTGCGAAGCCTGAGCAAAACACGCCGCCGCAGCATTGAACGCGATCTGCCCTTTGTGTTCGACATGATGACGTTATGCGTGGAAGCGGGTTTGAGCGTGCAGGGGGCGCTGCAGTTGGCGGCGCAAAGCGGTCCGCAAGGCGTTCTGCGTGATGCCTTGGCGGAGGCCTTGGCCGAGATGCGGGCGGGCGTTACGCGCACAGCGGCGATCAAGGCGCTGGCCGACCGCAGCAACAGCCCGCTTGCCCGGACCTGGGCCGCCGCATTGGCGCAAGCCGAGGCGCTGGGCATCAGCCTGGGGCCGGTTCTGCGGGCACAGGCGGCGCAGTGCCGCAGCGACCGGCACGTGCGAGCCGAACAATTGGCGATGCAGGCGCCGGTAAAAATGCTGCTGCCCTTGATCGCGTGCATTTTCCCGTGCACGTTCATCGTGCTGGCGTTTCCCATTGCCGTTCAATTGCTGCAAAGCGTGCAATGA
- the cpaB gene encoding Flp pilus assembly protein CpaB, giving the protein MKAALMHGVSRLRRAGVYGLALMAGLLSAWAVREHVQQRVEALEAEARTPVVERLVAAYDLAAGTRLEEADVAVREIPAQWASSASLDPLALNSLLGGTLVADVVHGEPLLKSHLTFSMPAPALASRLRSGQRALTVAAADLGGLADMLRAGDLIDIYVTFPHHQKELTVPLLQGMRVLTVGAGADEEGAASGAGSITLAADPDQAMKFVAARQAGSLTAMLRHRDDEAAVAESTQTDLASLIGLAPEPAPAPGVTILYGDRMQVQSPVPTDAAAMVGSASERP; this is encoded by the coding sequence ATGAAGGCCGCACTGATGCATGGTGTTTCCCGGCTGCGCCGCGCGGGCGTGTATGGCCTGGCGTTGATGGCCGGTCTGCTGTCGGCATGGGCCGTGCGCGAGCACGTGCAGCAACGGGTAGAGGCGTTGGAAGCCGAGGCCCGCACACCGGTTGTCGAGCGTCTGGTGGCCGCCTATGACCTTGCCGCGGGCACGCGGCTGGAAGAGGCTGACGTGGCGGTCCGCGAAATTCCGGCGCAGTGGGCGTCTTCCGCCAGCCTGGATCCGCTGGCGTTGAACAGCTTGCTTGGCGGCACCTTGGTGGCGGATGTGGTTCATGGCGAACCTTTGCTGAAGTCACATCTGACTTTCTCCATGCCGGCCCCCGCCCTGGCATCCCGATTGCGTTCGGGCCAACGGGCGCTGACTGTCGCCGCGGCTGACCTCGGCGGGCTGGCCGATATGCTGCGTGCCGGCGATTTGATCGACATCTACGTGACCTTTCCTCATCACCAAAAAGAGCTCACCGTGCCTTTGCTGCAGGGTATGCGTGTGCTGACGGTTGGCGCCGGGGCCGATGAAGAGGGGGCGGCAAGTGGTGCCGGCAGCATTACGCTTGCCGCCGATCCAGACCAAGCCATGAAGTTTGTCGCTGCCAGGCAGGCGGGCTCGCTGACGGCCATGCTGCGACATCGCGACGATGAGGCGGCCGTTGCCGAATCCACTCAGACGGATCTGGCCTCGCTCATCGGATTGGCGCCGGAACCCGCGCCTGCTCCCGGCGTAACGATCTTGTACGGGGACCGCATGCAGGTGCAATCGCCTGTTCCTACAGACGCCGCCGCAATGGTGGGTAGTGCATCGGAGCGGCCATGA